AATATTCCACAGATTCGTGCTTTGTACAGACAGGATGGTAGCTTTGACGATGTTCGTTTCAAACAGTTATTGGCAAATAACGGTTTAAACGAAGAGCAGTTTTATGCTAGCCAAGCGTCGTTTGACCTAAAGATTAGTCAATTAGTAAATTCAGTGGCTCGTACTGAGCTTGCAAGCCCCAAGCTTTCTGAAATTGTGTCAACCTTATACGAAACTGAGCGCCAAGTTCAGGCTTTGAAATTTGATGCCAAAGATTACTTGTCTAAGGTAAACCCATCCCAAGAAGAGATGCAGGCTTTTTATAGTGCTAATTCAAAGCTGTTTGAGAGTCCCGAGTATGTTGATGTCGAATACATCGTACTGAAGGCTGACCCCAAGTCGGATGCCAAGGTCTTTAGTGAAAAAGCTGATCTGTTCGCAAATATGACTTACGATCAGTCTGATAGCCTTAAGCCTGCGGCGGATAAATTAAAGCTGAGAATTCAGACACAAAAAGGTCTCACAAGATCTGGCCCTGTCGGCGTTTCAAGGGATCATCCACTCGCCAATCCAAAGGTGGTTCAAGCCCTTTTTGGTGATGAGGCTGTTAAAAATAAACGTAATATTGAAGCCGTTCAAGTCGCACCTGGAGTATTTGTTTCCGCACGCGTAGTCATTTTCCATCCAGCACAAACCCTTCCTTTTAAAGATGTGGCTGGTGAGGTGAAACGTCAAGTGAGTCAGCGTGCGGCTGAAAAGCTTGCAATCAATGCAGCTGCTGATCGTTTTTCATCCCTAGAAAAAGATCCCAAAAATGCAGCTGGCTTTGCTGCACCAGTTTGGGTATCGCGCAACAAGCCCGCTAATTTAGTTGGTTCCGCAATCGATGATGTCATGGCTACAAACCCGAATAAGTTACCAGCGATAGTATCTGTAAAAGAGCCGGGAGCTGGTGTAACCTTGTATCGCGTAGACCAAGTGCGTCAACCGTCAGGCGGTGATGCCAAGGTGCATAAAGCTCAAGCTCAGCAAATCCAGGCTTTGGTGGCTCAGTCAGAATTCGCAGGCTTTATGGCCTATTGGCGCGACGCGGCTAACGTAAAAACCATCAACCCTCTTAAATAAAATACATCTAGCTCAGGTAGCTAGGCTAGTTTCCTAAAAGCATTGATTGATATGGGGCCATAGCACCCCATACGTTTTTGTAGAGCCGGGGCTGAGCCTGTTCGTTTGGGTGAATGTTATCTGCCTGGAATAGATCTCTATTACTTACTACGCCACTCATAAAGAAGGGGAGTAGATTAATATTTTCACTGCTGGCAAGCTTGGGATATAAATCTTTAAATTGTTTGGTGTAGTCCTGGCCATAATTTAGGGGAATTTGCATTCCAAAGAGCAATACTCTAGCCCCTGATTTTTTACTAAGAACAATCATGGCGCGAAGATTTTTTTCTGTTTCACCAATTGAGAGCCCACGAAGCGCATCGTTTACGCCGAGCTCTAAAAATACGATTTTGGGCTTCTTTTGTGCAAGTAAGGCAGGTAACCTATTTAATCCGCCCGCGGTAGTTTCACCGCTAATGCTGGCATTGCTCACTGTCCACGAGGAACCCTGCTTTATTAGTTGATCCTGAAGTAGGCGAACCCATCCTGCTCCCCGCTGAATGCCGTACTCGGCAGAAAGGCTATCACCCAGAACCAAAATCGTTGGGTTGGACTGGGCAACGGTGACAACCGGAATTAACAGGCAAAATAGGCCTATCAATAGATTTTTTCTACTCACTAAGGTTAGCCAATTACTTTGATTCATTTATGAGCATTTCAACAAAGGTTCTAAGCGCAAATCATCTGGTTAAGGATTGTAGTGTCCAGTGATGGCTCTTTATCTATTTTGCACGACATTTGCTTTGATATATTTTCAGGGGAAAGTATTGTCATTACAGGAGCATCATCGGGCTCGGGTAAAAGCACTTTATTAGGGCTTTTGGCTGGACTTGATTTACCAAGCGCGGGGCATGTTAATTTAATGGGGCAGAACCTTAGCCAGCTTAATGAAGACGGTAGGGCTAGATTGCGCGGTTTACATGTTGGGTTTGTATTTCAGTCCTTTCAACTCTTACCTCATTTAACGGCCTTAGAAAATGTCATGCTTCCAGCCGAGCTAAATGGCCTCGTAAATGCGAAAGAGCAGGCATTGAATTGGTTTGAAAAGGTCGGCCTCAATGAGCGTGCAAAACACTTTCCTAGAACGCTTTCTGGGGGGCGAGCAGCAACGAGTTGCCCTAGCCAGAGCATTTATTACTCAACCAGAGATCTTATTTGCCGATGAGCCTACGGGGAGTCTGGACGAAGCCAGCGGAAATAGGGTGATTGAGCTGCTTTTTGAGCTAAATTGAGCTAATAATTCAACCCTTATTTTGGTGACCCATGATCCAGCCTTGGCCAGCGCCAATTACGGCTTCAGGGTGGCCGCTTACTGTAGGCAAAACCTTATAATCTAGGGATGTCCTCCTACCACTTTTTACCGGGTGCAGATGCGCTATCCCCATTCCGTCAACAGCGCCTTTTGGCCTCTTTAGCCTCACAAGGCGTCGATTTAGAGTCTACTGAGGGTCAATACCTTCACTTTGTCTGGTCTGATCAGGAGTTGGATGCAAATAGCCTAGAAGTTTTGGCTAGCCTGCTGACGTATGGTCAACCATTCTCATCCATTATTTCTAAAGGTAAATCTTGGTTTGGCAAAGGTTCTGGAGATGCACAGGGAGCAATCGTTATTCCCCGATTGGGCACAGTTTCCCCTTGGGCAAGCAAAGCAACGGACATTGCTCGTCAGTGCGGCCTAAACGTATTGCGAATTGAACGCGGAGTTCAGTTTGCTTGGAAGAGCAAAAAACCATTAAATGCCGAACAGATTCAATTAGTGTTGGCAGCGTTGCACGATCGCATGACTGAGGCGGTGATTGAATCGGTGGAAGATGCAAATGCACTGTATCAATCATTGGATGATCGACCTTTGAAGCGTATCCCAGTCCTCTCAGAAGGTAGGGCGGCTCTGGATAAGGCAAACCAAGAATTAGGTTTGGCTCTATCTGATGATGAAGTTGCTTATTTGACTGAAAACTTCATCCGCCTAGAGCGCAACCCAAGCGATGTCGAGCTGATTATGTTTGCGCAGGCAAACAGCGAGCATTGCCGACATAAGATTTTTAATTCAAGCTGGACAATTGATGGGGATGATCAAGAGCGTTCTTTGTTTGCCATGATTCGTAATACGCATCAGTTGAAACCAGAAGGCACTATCGTTGCTTACTCTGATAACTCTGCGGTGATGGTTGGTTGCGAAGCTGAGACATGGGCTCCACAAGGCAATCAACAGCAATATGCAAAAGATACGCGTTTAGTCCACACATTGATGAAGGTGGAAACTCATAACCACCCAACAGCTATTGCTCCATTCCCTGGAGCCTCTACTGGCGCGGGCGGTGAGATACGTGACGAAGGTGCTACTGGTGTAGGCGGACGTCCTAAAGCTGGCTTAACTGGCTTCTCGGTCTCCAACCTCAATATTCCTGGTACAGATCTTCCGTGGGAGTCTGAGCAGTATGGCAAGCCTGAGCGTATAGCAACACCATTGCAGATCATGATTGATGGTCCATTAGGTGGCGCAGCATTCAATAATGAATTTGGCAGACCAATTTTGGGTGGTTACTTCCGGGTATTCGAGCAAACCTTGGATGGCACGCGTCGCGGCTATCACAAGCCCATCATGATTGCAGGTGGCATTGGTAGTATCGACTCTATTCATACAGAGAAAAAAGCCATTCAAGCGGGACATTTGCTGATTCAATTGGGTGGTCCTGGAATGCGTATTGGCATGGGCGGTGCTACTGGTAGCTCTGTCGCAACCGGCACCAATACCGCTGATTTAGATTTTGATTCTGTGCAACGCGGCAATCCTGAGATGGAGCGGCGTGCACAAGAAGTGATTAATGCCTGCCGTGCTTTAGGTAAAAATAATCCAATTGTTTCTATTCACGACGTGGGTGCTGGTGGTCTATCCAACGCCTTCCCGGAGCTTGCAGATGGTGCTGGGCTTGGTGCGAAGTTTAAATTGCGCAGCGTTCCACTAGAAGAAAGCGGCATGAGCCCAGCTGAGATTTGGTGTAATGAATCTCAAGAGCGCTATGTTTTAGCAATTGAAGCAAAAGACTTGGATTTATTTAAGTCATTCTGTGAGCGCGAGCGTTGTCCATTTGCCGTTGTGGGTGAAGCCACTGCTGAGCGTCAATTAAAGCTAACGGATTCCAAGCAAAATGCTGGTACAGATGCCGAGCTGCCAATTGATATGCCAATGGAAGTTTTGCTAGGCAAGCCTCCGCGCATGCATCGTGATGTTAAGCGTATTTCCCAAGAATTTTCTGAGTTGGAAGTAACCGATGCTGATTTAGCGAAGTCTATTGCTTGGGTGTTGCAGCAACCTACTGTTGCTAGCAAATCTTTCCTGATCACTATTGGCGATAGAACAGTCGGCGGATTAAATGCTCGCGATCAATTTGTTGGTCCTTGGCAAGTTCCAGTAGCTGACTGCGCTGTAACTTTGATGGATTACAAAGGATACCGCGGCGAAGCAATGAGCATGGGTGAGAGAACCCCGCTGGCAGTTATGGATGCCCCTGCAGCAGCTCGAATGGCAGTTGGTGAGGCTGTTACCAATTTATTGGCCGCTGATATTTCTAGCCTTGAGAGCGTTAAGCTTTCCGCAAACTGGATGGCAGCATGTGGTGCGCCGGGCGAAGATGCCAAGTTATACGATTCAGTTAAAGCGGTTGGTATGGAGCTGTGTCCTGCGCTGGGAATCTCCATCCCTGTTGGTAAAGATTCATTATCAATGGCTACAGAATGGCGCGATGGCGATCAAGCCAAGAAGGTTGTCTCACCGGTATCGCTCATTATTTCTGCATTTGCTTCTGTGCAAGATGTTCGCAAAACATTGACGCCACTCCTAAGCCTTAAGACCACTAACGGCGCTAGTCTTGAGACTGAATTAATTCTGATTGACTTAGGTCGCGGTAAGAACCGAATGGCAGGCAGCATTCTTGCTCAGGTGCTTAACCAATCAGGCAAAGATACGCCAAACGTTGACCATCCCGAAGATTTGAAGGCACTAGCTTCAGCCATCATTGAGCTTAGAAAAGATGGCAAGTTATTGGCTTACCATGATCGTTCTGACGGCGGTCTTTTGGCTACTATTGCTGAAATGGCATTCGCATCACATTGCGGCATTTCTATCAACGTCGATATGATCGCAGTTGATGTTGGCCAAGAGCCTGATCATGGCGATGCTAAGAATTGGGCTCAACAAGTATCTGGCCGTAGACATGAGCAAACCCTACGCGCTTTATTTAATGAAGAGCTAGGTGCTGTTATCCAAGTACGTAGAGAAGATCGCGATGCTGTATTTGCAGTGCTGCGCAAAGTTGGCTTAAGTGCTTATAGCCATGTGATTGCTAAGTCCAACACAAATGGCCGCATTGAAATTTGGCGTGACGCTAAAAACATCTTTGCCGAGCCTCGTGAGGTTCTACAAAAAATGTGGACTAATACCAGCTATCAAATTGCTCGTCTACGCGACAACCCAGCCTGTGCGGATAGCGAATTTTCTTTGCTAGATAATCTTGCTGATTCGGGAATGACTCCGAATTTAACATTTGACATCTCCGAGGATGTGGCAGCGCCTTATATTCAAAAAGGTGTGCGTCCTAAAGTTGCCATTTTGCGTGAACAGGGTGTTAACTCCCATGTAGAAATGGCTTATGCCGTAAATTGGGCGGGATTCGATAGCTTTGACGTTCACATGTCAGACTTGTTGAGTGGTAAAGCGAAGCTTGATGATTTCCGTGGCCTGATTGCTTGCGGTGGATTTAGCTACGGAGATGTTTTGGGTGCTGGCGAAGGCTGGGCAAAAACGATTCTCTTTAACCAACAGTTACGTGATCAATTTTCTGCATTCTTTAGTCGTCAGGATAGTTTTGCTTTGGGGGTTTGCAATGGTTGCCAGATGATGAGCAATCTTTCCGGAATTATTCCTGGGGCGCAAGATTGGCCTAAATTTACCCGCAACCAATCAGAGCAATATGAAGCGCGACTAGTTATGGCTGAAGTATTGGCATCGCCATCAATCTTTACGCAAGGCATGGAAGGTAGTCAGTTGCCCATTGCGATTGCACACGGCGAAGGGTATGCAAACTTTAGTCAGCAAGGCAACTTAGAGCAAATTGAGAAACAAGGATTGGCGGCCTTACGATTTGTTGATAACCAAGGCAATCCTACCGAGATCTATCCAATGAACCCTAATGGATCACCTGGTGGCTTGACAGGTGTAACCACTACCGATGGACGCTTCACAGTCATGATGCCTCATCCTGAGCGCGGAATACGCGCTGCACAAATGAGTTGGTGTCCTCCAGAATGGCTAAACACCTCAGATGGTGCAAGCCCATGGATGCGTCTATTCCGCAATGCACGTCGCTGGGCTAAGTAAGTATGCTGATGGAGCCTGTAACTTTTTCTGAGAGTGGCGGTGTTCGGTATTTGCATTTTGGTACTGAATTGATTCAAGGGGCAATGCGTATTCGCGACCCCGATGAAATCTATCTTGAGTACAACCAGCAAATGATGGCTTGGCTACTGTTCCTGGAAACCAAGCCTGGCATGCGCGTAGCGCAACTCGGTCTTGGCACCGGAGCATTAACTAAATTTCAGCATCGGTACTGTCCAGCAGTAAAGACAACAGTGGTTGAGCTCAATCCCGCAGTGATTGTTGCCGCTAGGCCCATGTTTTTTACTCCTGATGACGACCGTAGATTGGAAACGTTACAAGCTGATGCAAAAGCCTTTGTAAATAATAAGCAATATGGGGACACTTTTGATGCGGTACAAGTAGATTTGTATGACGCTATCTGCGATGGCCCAGCAGCGAGCTCATTAGATTTTTATAAGGGCTGCTACAACATTCTCAAGGGACCAGGTGTTCTAACAGTGAATTTATTTTCAAGGCATAAAAGCTTTGATGTGAATTTGAAAAATATCTGCGAAGCTTTTGATAACCGCGTGCTGCTTTTTCCTGAATCTCATGACTGTAACGTTGTGGCTATTGCATTCAAGGGTCCTAAATTGGAGGCTCAATGGAAAGACGTATCTAAGCGTGCGAAGTTGATACTTGAAAAAACAGGGCTCCCAACGAACAAGTGGGTATCGGGCATTAGTCGCGAGAATGCCCGTCAAGAAGATATGTTATCGATTTAAACTGATTTATATCTAATAAAAAAGGCGATCATTTGATCGCCTTTTTTATTTCTCAGCCCTATAAAAGGCTGAGGCTCTTAGTCTATTAAACCGTTACAGTATCTGCAACATCGCTAAATGACTTGAGCTTGTCAAAACTCATGTACTTATAAACGTCACCAGCTTTTGCATCAAGCGCCTTCACTTGCTCCAAATACTCTGCAGGAGTAGGTAGGCGACCTAAGAGGGCTGCAACAGACGCTAATTCAGCGGAAGCCAAATAAACGCGAGTATCAATACCCAGGCGGTTAGGGAAGTTACGTGTAGATGTCGATACTGCTGTAGAACCCTTGCGAATCTGAGCTTGGTTACCCATGCAAAGAGAGCAGCCAGGGCTTTCCATGCGAGCACCAGCTGCGCCCAACATACCGTAGTAACCTTCTTCCATCAAAACCATGGCATCCATCTTGGTAGGAGGGGCTACCCATAGACGAGTAGGCATATCTTTTTTGCCCTGAAGAACTTGACCTGCAGCACGGAAGTGGCCGATATTGGTCATGCATGAACCAATGAACACTTCATCAATTTTGTCGCCAACAACCTCAGACAATACTTTGACATCATCTGGGTCATTAGGGCAAGCAAGAATTGGCTCTTTGATTTCATCAATATTAATTTCGATGATCTCTGCGTAATCAGCGTTTGCATCAGCCTTCAGAAGTTGTGGATTAGCAATCCAAGCTTCCATAGCTTTAATACGACGACCAAGAGTGCGCTTATCTTCATAACCATTCGCAATCATCCACTTCATCAAAGTGATGTTAGATTGCATGTACTCAATAATTGGCTCTTTATTGAGGTGAACTGTACAGCCACCAGCAGAGCGCTCGGCTGAAGCATCAGATAATTCAAACGCTTGCTCAACTTTCAGATCAGGCAAACCTTCGATTTCTAGAATGCGGCCAGAGAAAATATTCTTTTTGCCCTGTTTTTCAACAGTCAACAATCCTTTTTTGATTGCATACAAAGGAATTGCGTTTACTAAATCACGCAAAGTGATGCCAGGCTGCATCTTGCCTTTGAAGCGCACCAATACAGACTCAGGCATATCCAATGGCATGACGCCAGTTGCTGCAGCAAAAGCTACCAAGCCAGAGCCAGCAGGGAAGGAGATGCCGATTGGGAAACGAGTGTGGCTATCGCCGCCAGTGCCGCATGTATCTGGCAGGAGCAAGCGGTTTAACCAGCTGTGGATCACACCATCGCCTGGGCGTAAGGCAACGCCACCACGATTGGTCATGAATGGTGGCAACTCATGTTGAGTACGAATATCAACAGGCTTTGGATATGCTGACGTGTGGCAGAACGACTGCATTACGAGATCTGATGAGAAGCCAAGGCAAGCCAAGTCTTTCAATTCATCGCGAGTCATTGGGCCTGTGGTGTCTTGTGAGCCAACAGTAGTCATGTGTGGTTCGCAGTAAGTGCCAGGGCGAACGCCTTGACCCTCTGGCAATCCACATGCGCGACCAACCATCTTTTGCGCCAAGCTGAAACCTTTTTTGTTGTCCGCTGGATTTACTGGCAGACGGAATTCTGTGGAAGCCGGCAAGCCAAGAGCTGCACGTGCTTTGGCAGTTAAACCACGACCAATAATTAAAGGAATGCGCCCGCCTGCACGAACTTCATCCAAAATCACCGGCGACTTCAATGAAAAGCTAGTAATCTGACTACTATTCTTAAATACTTTCCCTTCGTATGGGCGAAGTTCGATCTCATCTCCCATGTTCATTTGGGAAACATCTAATTCGATTGGCAAAGCGCCTGAATCTTCCATGGTGTTGAAGAAGATAGGAGCGATATTAGTGCCCAAGCACACGCCACCAAAACGTTTGTTTGGCACGAATGGAATATCTTGACCTGTCCACCAAAGAACTGAGTTGGTTGCAGATTTACGTGAGGAACCTGCACCAACCACATCTCCAACATAAGCAATCTGATTGCCTTTTTTCTGGAGGGCAGCGATTTGTTTCATTGGGCCGCGAACACCAGTTTCATCAGGCTCAATACCTGGACGTGGATTCTTGAGCATGATCGTTGCATGCAATGGGATATCAGGACGGCTCCATGCGTCTGGTGCAGGCGAGAGATCGTCGGTATTAGTTTCACCTGTTACTTTGAAAACGGTGAGCTTCATGCTTTCTGGAACAGCAGGGCGGCTTGTAAACCACTCTGCATCAGCCCAGCTTTGGAGAACGGATTTAGCGTTGGCATTACCTTTTTCGGCAAGCTCTTGCACATCATTGAAGTAATCAAACATCAAGAGTGTTTTCTTGAGCGCTTCTGCAGCGGCGGCACCGCATTCAGCATCAGCAAGCAACTCCACTAATGGCTTGATGTTGTATCCACCGAGCATAGTGCCCAGCAATTCAGTTGCACGGACGCGAGTAATTAGCGGTGACTTTTCTGCCCCTTTGGCAACAGCATCTAAAAATTCAGCCTTAACCTTAGCGGCTTCATCAACGCCTGCAGGAACACGATTGGTAATGAGTTCAACTAGCTCAGCTTCTTTTCCGGCCGGTAGATTTTTTAGTAATTTCACTAACTCAGCAGTTTGATCCTTGGTTAAAGGAAGGGCTGGAATACCGAGGGCTGCGCGTTCAGCTACGTGGGCGTTATAGGCTTCTAACATTGTGTTTCCTATGAGGTAAAAGTGATCAATAGAAAGGCCAAAAGGGAATTCTCTCCCGTTTTGCGAAATTATAGTTGTTAATTTAAGTCTTATATAAGAAAGAGTTTAAACTCTTAAATGCACGAAAAAAGTACTTTTATTAATAAATTCAATGACTTATAAGATTTTAAGGGTACGATTTTGGCGATAATGATCAAACATTGTCTGATTAAAGGATCTGCTCACATCCTTCATGGCCCAAACTAGGGCAACAACCCAACCAATGAGCGACCATCCTAAAAATAGGTTTAGGGCAAAAATAGCCCCTGAATTAGCCCGTCTAAATGCAATGGCAAAAGGAAGAAAGTAAAAGAGGGACAGCATTGTCAGTAAAACAGCAAAAAATAGGCGCATTTGGGGTTCAAAAAGTCGGATTTAGCGAGTGTCCTGCAATATTACCGACTTTCAATTTCTAAATTCCATTCTTGGTGTCGTTATAATTACTTTTTCCAACAGAGCTTAAGCAATGACCAAATACGTTTTTGTCACTGGTGGTGTGGTTTCTTCTTTAGGGAAAGGAATCGCAGCTGCCTCGCTTGCCGCGATTCTTGAATCCCGCGGCCTGAAAGTCACCCTCCTAAAATTAGACCCTTATATCAACGTTGACCCGGGCACAATGAGTCCGCTGCAGCATGGCGAAGTTTTCGTTACCGAAGATGGCGCCGAGACTGACTTAGATTTGGGTCACTATGAGCGCTTCGTTTCTGCGAAGATGCGCAAAAGCAACAACTTCACTACTGGACAGATCTACGAATCAGTCATCAGCAAAGAGCGTCGTGGTGAATACTTGGGGAAAGCCGTTCAGGTAATCCCACACATCACCAATGAAATTCAAGCATTTGTAGAGCGCGGTGCTAAAGCTAGTCACGATGGCAAGGCTGATGTAGCAATTTGTGAAATCGGCGGCACAGTTGGTGATATTGAATCCCTCCCGTTTCTAGAGGCAGCAAGGCAGATGAGCTTGCGTTTGCCACTGCACAGCTGCGCCTTTGTCCACTTGACCTTGGTGCCCTATATCAACAGCGCTGGCGAGTTAAAAACAAAGCCAACCCAGCATTCGGTTCAAAAGCTCCGCGAAATTGGCATCATGCCAACAGTGTTGCTATGTCGTGCAGATCGCCCAATTCCAGAAGATGAGCGCGCCAAGATTTCTCTTTTCTCGAATGTTCGTGAAGAGGCAGTTATTTCCGTATGGGACGTAGATACGATCTACAAGATTCCGGAAATGCTGCACGCTCAAGGCATGGATGATTTGATTTGCCGTGAATTAGAGTTGAATGCAAAGCCTGCTGATTTATCAGTATGGGCCCATCTTGTTTATGAAATGGCCAACCCTCAGCATGAAGTGACTATCGGTATGGTTGGTAAATATGTCGAGCTAACTGAGTCATACAAGTCGTTGATTGAGGCCTTGCGTCATGCGGGTATTCATACGCATACACGAGTCAACATTAATTACATTGATTCGGAAGTGATCGAAAAGGATGGCATCGATTGCCTGACTAATTTAGATGCGATTCTGGTGCCAGGAGGCTTTGGTAAGCGCGGCACGGAAGGAAAAATTGCGGCAATTCGCTATGCTCGTGAGAACAACGTGCCTTATCTAGGCATTTGTTTGGGCATGCAATTGGCTGTTATTGAATTTGCACGTCATGTAGCAAACCTATCTAAAGCAAATAGTACAGAATTT
Above is a window of Polynucleobacter necessarius DNA encoding:
- a CDS encoding superinfection immunity protein, whose amino-acid sequence is MRLFFAVLLTMLSLFYFLPFAIAFRRANSGAIFALNLFLGWSLIGWVVALVWAMKDVSRSFNQTMFDHYRQNRTLKIL
- a CDS encoding spermidine synthase produces the protein MLMEPVTFSESGGVRYLHFGTELIQGAMRIRDPDEIYLEYNQQMMAWLLFLETKPGMRVAQLGLGTGALTKFQHRYCPAVKTTVVELNPAVIVAARPMFFTPDDDRRLETLQADAKAFVNNKQYGDTFDAVQVDLYDAICDGPAASSLDFYKGCYNILKGPGVLTVNLFSRHKSFDVNLKNICEAFDNRVLLFPESHDCNVVAIAFKGPKLEAQWKDVSKRAKLILEKTGLPTNKWVSGISRENARQEDMLSI
- a CDS encoding arylesterase, coding for MNQSNWLTLVSRKNLLIGLFCLLIPVVTVAQSNPTILVLGDSLSAEYGIQRGAGWVRLLQDQLIKQGSSWTVSNASISGETTAGGLNRLPALLAQKKPKIVFLELGVNDALRGLSIGETEKNLRAMIVLSKKSGARVLLFGMQIPLNYGQDYTKQFKDLYPKLASSENINLLPFFMSGVVSNRDLFQADNIHPNEQAQPRLYKNVWGAMAPYQSMLLGN
- a CDS encoding CTP synthase, with the protein product MTKYVFVTGGVVSSLGKGIAAASLAAILESRGLKVTLLKLDPYINVDPGTMSPLQHGEVFVTEDGAETDLDLGHYERFVSAKMRKSNNFTTGQIYESVISKERRGEYLGKAVQVIPHITNEIQAFVERGAKASHDGKADVAICEIGGTVGDIESLPFLEAARQMSLRLPLHSCAFVHLTLVPYINSAGELKTKPTQHSVQKLREIGIMPTVLLCRADRPIPEDERAKISLFSNVREEAVISVWDVDTIYKIPEMLHAQGMDDLICRELELNAKPADLSVWAHLVYEMANPQHEVTIGMVGKYVELTESYKSLIEALRHAGIHTHTRVNINYIDSEVIEKDGIDCLTNLDAILVPGGFGKRGTEGKIAAIRYARENNVPYLGICLGMQLAVIEFARHVANLSKANSTEFDPASEQPVVALIAEWLDREGRVEKRTNDSDLGGTMRLGSQRCPVKAGTLAHRIYGAEVNERHRHRYEVNNTYVPKLEESGLIISARTPNESLPEMMELPTSMHPWFFGVQFHPEFTSTPRDGHPLFSAFISAALAHQSQSLKQVA
- a CDS encoding bifunctional aconitate hydratase 2/2-methylisocitrate dehydratase, whose amino-acid sequence is MLEAYNAHVAERAALGIPALPLTKDQTAELVKLLKNLPAGKEAELVELITNRVPAGVDEAAKVKAEFLDAVAKGAEKSPLITRVRATELLGTMLGGYNIKPLVELLADAECGAAAAEALKKTLLMFDYFNDVQELAEKGNANAKSVLQSWADAEWFTSRPAVPESMKLTVFKVTGETNTDDLSPAPDAWSRPDIPLHATIMLKNPRPGIEPDETGVRGPMKQIAALQKKGNQIAYVGDVVGAGSSRKSATNSVLWWTGQDIPFVPNKRFGGVCLGTNIAPIFFNTMEDSGALPIELDVSQMNMGDEIELRPYEGKVFKNSSQITSFSLKSPVILDEVRAGGRIPLIIGRGLTAKARAALGLPASTEFRLPVNPADNKKGFSLAQKMVGRACGLPEGQGVRPGTYCEPHMTTVGSQDTTGPMTRDELKDLACLGFSSDLVMQSFCHTSAYPKPVDIRTQHELPPFMTNRGGVALRPGDGVIHSWLNRLLLPDTCGTGGDSHTRFPIGISFPAGSGLVAFAAATGVMPLDMPESVLVRFKGKMQPGITLRDLVNAIPLYAIKKGLLTVEKQGKKNIFSGRILEIEGLPDLKVEQAFELSDASAERSAGGCTVHLNKEPIIEYMQSNITLMKWMIANGYEDKRTLGRRIKAMEAWIANPQLLKADANADYAEIIEINIDEIKEPILACPNDPDDVKVLSEVVGDKIDEVFIGSCMTNIGHFRAAGQVLQGKKDMPTRLWVAPPTKMDAMVLMEEGYYGMLGAAGARMESPGCSLCMGNQAQIRKGSTAVSTSTRNFPNRLGIDTRVYLASAELASVAALLGRLPTPAEYLEQVKALDAKAGDVYKYMSFDKLKSFSDVADTVTV
- a CDS encoding SurA N-terminal domain-containing protein, yielding MFDTVRKHQKILQLVLMLFIVPSFVMFGISSYSGFMDKETDLVKVKGKPITSQEVDNAAKRQAERVGGNVQIAQSLPFRQAILNELLQQRILGFAVINLRLQVGKEALIKSLQNIPQIRALYRQDGSFDDVRFKQLLANNGLNEEQFYASQASFDLKISQLVNSVARTELASPKLSEIVSTLYETERQVQALKFDAKDYLSKVNPSQEEMQAFYSANSKLFESPEYVDVEYIVLKADPKSDAKVFSEKADLFANMTYDQSDSLKPAADKLKLRIQTQKGLTRSGPVGVSRDHPLANPKVVQALFGDEAVKNKRNIEAVQVAPGVFVSARVVIFHPAQTLPFKDVAGEVKRQVSQRAAEKLAINAAADRFSSLEKDPKNAAGFAAPVWVSRNKPANLVGSAIDDVMATNPNKLPAIVSVKEPGAGVTLYRVDQVRQPSGGDAKVHKAQAQQIQALVAQSEFAGFMAYWRDAANVKTINPLK
- the purL gene encoding phosphoribosylformylglycinamidine synthase, which gives rise to MSSYHFLPGADALSPFRQQRLLASLASQGVDLESTEGQYLHFVWSDQELDANSLEVLASLLTYGQPFSSIISKGKSWFGKGSGDAQGAIVIPRLGTVSPWASKATDIARQCGLNVLRIERGVQFAWKSKKPLNAEQIQLVLAALHDRMTEAVIESVEDANALYQSLDDRPLKRIPVLSEGRAALDKANQELGLALSDDEVAYLTENFIRLERNPSDVELIMFAQANSEHCRHKIFNSSWTIDGDDQERSLFAMIRNTHQLKPEGTIVAYSDNSAVMVGCEAETWAPQGNQQQYAKDTRLVHTLMKVETHNHPTAIAPFPGASTGAGGEIRDEGATGVGGRPKAGLTGFSVSNLNIPGTDLPWESEQYGKPERIATPLQIMIDGPLGGAAFNNEFGRPILGGYFRVFEQTLDGTRRGYHKPIMIAGGIGSIDSIHTEKKAIQAGHLLIQLGGPGMRIGMGGATGSSVATGTNTADLDFDSVQRGNPEMERRAQEVINACRALGKNNPIVSIHDVGAGGLSNAFPELADGAGLGAKFKLRSVPLEESGMSPAEIWCNESQERYVLAIEAKDLDLFKSFCERERCPFAVVGEATAERQLKLTDSKQNAGTDAELPIDMPMEVLLGKPPRMHRDVKRISQEFSELEVTDADLAKSIAWVLQQPTVASKSFLITIGDRTVGGLNARDQFVGPWQVPVADCAVTLMDYKGYRGEAMSMGERTPLAVMDAPAAARMAVGEAVTNLLAADISSLESVKLSANWMAACGAPGEDAKLYDSVKAVGMELCPALGISIPVGKDSLSMATEWRDGDQAKKVVSPVSLIISAFASVQDVRKTLTPLLSLKTTNGASLETELILIDLGRGKNRMAGSILAQVLNQSGKDTPNVDHPEDLKALASAIIELRKDGKLLAYHDRSDGGLLATIAEMAFASHCGISINVDMIAVDVGQEPDHGDAKNWAQQVSGRRHEQTLRALFNEELGAVIQVRREDRDAVFAVLRKVGLSAYSHVIAKSNTNGRIEIWRDAKNIFAEPREVLQKMWTNTSYQIARLRDNPACADSEFSLLDNLADSGMTPNLTFDISEDVAAPYIQKGVRPKVAILREQGVNSHVEMAYAVNWAGFDSFDVHMSDLLSGKAKLDDFRGLIACGGFSYGDVLGAGEGWAKTILFNQQLRDQFSAFFSRQDSFALGVCNGCQMMSNLSGIIPGAQDWPKFTRNQSEQYEARLVMAEVLASPSIFTQGMEGSQLPIAIAHGEGYANFSQQGNLEQIEKQGLAALRFVDNQGNPTEIYPMNPNGSPGGLTGVTTTDGRFTVMMPHPERGIRAAQMSWCPPEWLNTSDGASPWMRLFRNARRWAK